One genomic region from Triplophysa dalaica isolate WHDGS20190420 chromosome 23, ASM1584641v1, whole genome shotgun sequence encodes:
- the si:ch211-161h7.5 gene encoding uncharacterized protein si:ch211-161h7.5, with protein MGDHSIPRMTLIVVSTVAFIVCVAFNALAGPGGGPFKNSTSAVSNEYNTEITPSGWTFSIWGVIYTWLSLMIVYILTTTCRRTVDGPMYCSPAVLPYGFFIIWILNMLINISWLFLWDSEMMIAAVIFLALIAFTNYLTIFLSCHALKEYGAWLNKYHKVDLWCIRILVQNGIATYATWTTIATLLNFTIVLNYNAGMNKSDAATLSLSILLGEVVAWFIVENFVFEKHLRYILTIYPVVIVALSGNLTKNFNAANPSRNGIYIAVLLGLACVLFAIRLMLVIWRHIKRPIYRGINAEEVMSPMDIAKQQMKIFS; from the exons ATGGGAGATCACAGCATTCCACGAATGACATTAATAGTCGTCTCGACTGTCGCATTCATTGTATGTGTCGCTTTCAACGCACTTGCTGGACCAGGAGGTG GTCCTTTTAAGAACTCCACCAGTGCTGTATCAAATGAATATAATACAGAAATCACACCCTCTGGGTGGACCTTCTCAATTTGGGGAGTCATCTACACCTGGCTGTCGCTCATGATTGTTTACATCCTCACAACTACCTGCAGAAG AACAGTGGATGGTCCAATGTACTGCAGTCCTGCTGTTTTGCCATACGGATTCTTTATTATCTGGATATTGAACATGCTGATTAATATAAGCTGGCTCTTTCTGTGGGACAGCGA gATGATGATTGCTGCAGTGATTTTCCTGGCCTTAATCGCGTTCACAAACTACTTGACGATATTCCTCTCCTGTCATGCACTTAAAGAGTATGGAGCCTGGTTAAACAAATATCACAAAGTAGACCTTTGGTGCATTCGAATACTG GTTCAGAATGGCATTGCAACATATGCAACATGGACAACTATTGCCACCCTACTCAACTTCACTATTGTGCTTAACTATAATGCTGGAATGAATAAATCAGATGCAGCAACACTATCTCTCTCAATACTTCTGGGGGAAGTCGTTGCCTG GTTTATTGTTGAGAACTTTGTGTTTGAGAAGCACTTGCGATACATTCTGACAATCTACCCTGTTGTCATTGTTGCCCTGAGTGGAAACTTGACAAAGAACTTTAATGCTGCAAACCCAAGCCGCAATGGCATTTACATAg CTGTCCTGCTGGGGTTGGCTTGTGTATTGTTTGCAATTAGACTGATGCTGGTAATATGGAGGCATATTAAACGTCCTATCTACAGAGGCATCAATGCAGAAGAGGTCATGTCACCAATGGATATCGCTAAACAGCAAATGAAGATCTTTAGTTAA
- the si:ch211-161h7.4 gene encoding msx2-interacting protein isoform X1: MSQGKAKKKLHYQQAEDKSNSQIQIKEVFTLHDIDTLFDDIDADSELRLPMLSPLPKSSSVNDQKKSGDSNDIKAPSEQAPKHDLIEVNGIHSDEITDNESPFKDMAPIKTSSPISLATEGEEAVDEVRPMADPLLFGEDEDPIGEDPEKPPCTQQVIRSYSESFESPPERLTFRKATKPNAGSSSSMKTAKTSTTSVQATQSTLLKMQEDSPTDKDPSRLSPALVQNNEQKLHGAEKCIDQMVEDTGKRSSFQHKLKKALMPKSSRKPATVPAPPPVDLEEDFMILDDEAPILFVIPRKTDVSKNKKTVQAKTSKESLPAEPPSPTEADVNDQQRMTSKRRKAQKESGKKQPKGNHCKASKKKGKDAVLDVLEKKTNSVLEVQERGVGEQISPQNVPDLKDVDSSVVTGEQSSKDNASDDLPDGGDGDTDCPQILAPPVVRITKKSSKLTGSQQERLGNKANKESKKVKSTIDPHSTNKNIKYSRKGEAVSKTNKGTSKRQVEPEPINAVCEEDDSVEPPPAYQEEEQVVKKQSSNKQKALKVPKKDKTKRIEPTPKDPPPGASDISSDSSMINKRTRKPPGTWWLSGQDESATLRESEETGGTTQGPKTKKTPSKQAAVVVSEEAFSGQSSKPAQKRQKRKSSSIFNVVENAKKVLTAGDEGKSEQKTAKKSVGRKKIKAAAQSQVPSPTSVSQEEIGATSEVAAEDISPVFCAHRQHNPTPGEKQLFDNVYTRVNGSAKKRPSSSLRRPESSSPDVSWKRQRKAPSSWWEVAQSQEPIDGPLSPHSSAPQKSKPTNTPIRAALHIEPNPAKSLKTKNHTRNVQRNNISTPKSIKSSLASMNAIFASDKVNVVKSGQRRTKQGRRNILHSLEDQSDHSSENMAHSDDQMLGNKHVSSHFVAVKPSGNKTQTSVRVSSGPNTLSDVDVAFRSGPSSMIELQHHDEEDDDIDLPSTRLTPCVQRVPRVLSQCDLCGPPLQTIVLEEEDWNNLKAWFSHLWPPASKEGHVISPDDFHWHSYGGRAMGHVVDLESTSFSHGKILLGSFMKKPSQMDLETVSVFSIISSCVRVEIDGVKSVYNSGQVFMIPCGREYSIHNLCQEPAVLIYHRTQSDHTQC; encoded by the exons ATGTCGCAG GGGAAGGCCAAAAAGAAACTTCATTATCAACAAGCAGAGGACAA AAGCAATTCTCAAATCCAGATCAAAGAAGTCTTTACCCTGCATGATATTGACACTTTATTTGATGACATTG atgcaGACTCTGAACTGCGTTTGCCTATGCTTTCTCCATTGCCCAAGAGCAGCAGCGTAAATGATCAGAAGAAAAGTGGGGATTCCAATGACATAAAGGCTCCATCTGAACAG GCACCTAAGCATGATTTAATTGAGGTTAATGGAATTCACAGTGATGAAATCACTGATAATG AAAGTCCGTTTAAAGATATGGCGCCCATAAAGACGTCCAGCCCTATTTCTTTGGCAACAGAGGGGGAAGAAGCAGTGGATGAAGTCAGGCCAATGGCTGACCCTTTGCTCTTTGGAGAAGATGAGGATCCTATTGGAGAGGACCCAGAAAAGCCTCCTTGCACTCAGCAGGTTATTCGTAG TTATAGTGAGTCCTTTGAATCGCCACCAGAAAGGCTTACATTCCGAAAAGCCACTAAACCTAATGCTGGTTCTTCATCAAG CATGAAGACTGCAAAAACAAGCACAACTTCTGTGCAAGCCACCCAGTCGACACTACTGAAAATGCAGGAAGATTCACCAAC GGATAAAGATCCAAGTCGACTGTCTCCTGCTTTGGTTCAGAACAATGAGCAAAAACTTCATGGGGCTGAGAAATGCATAGATCAGATGGTGGAGGATACTGGAAAAAGGTCTTCTTTCCAGCACAAGCTTAAAAAAGCCTTAATGCCTAAATCCTCAAG GAAACCAGCCACAGTTCCTGCTCCTCCGCCTGTAGATTTAGAGGAGGACTTCATGATTCTGGACGATGAGGCTCCTATTCTGTTTGTCATCCCTCGGAAGACAGATGtcagcaaaaacaaaaagactGTCCAAGCTAAAACCTCAAAAGAGAGTCTTCCAGCCGAACCTCCTTCACCGACTGAAGCAGATGTGAACGATCAACAGAGGATGACTTCTAAAAGAAGGAAAGCACAAAAAGAGTCTGGGAAGAAACAACCCAAAGGAAACCACTGcaaagcttcaaaaaagaagggCAAAGACGCTGTGTTAGAtgttttagagaaaaaaacaaattctgtacTTGAAGTACAAGAGAGGGGTGTTGGTGAACAGATCTCCCCTCAAAATGTCCCGGACCTCAAAGATGTTGATTCTTCAG TGGTTACAGGAGAGCAAAGCTCAAAGGACAATGCATCCGATGACCTTCCTGACGGAGGTGATGGAGATACAGACTGTCCTCAAATCCTTGCTCCTCCTGTGGTGAGAATAACAAAGAAATCTTCAAAGCTGACTGGATCTCAACAGGAGAGGCTGGGAAACAAAGCAAATAAGGAATCCAAAAAAGTCAAGAGTACCATAGATCCTCACtccacaaacaaaaacataaagtaCAGTAGGAAAGGGGAAGCTGTCTCTAAGACAAACAAGGGGACGTCAAAAAGACAAGTAGAGCCGGAACCGATAAATGCTGTTTGTGAGGAGGATGACAGTGTTGAACCACCACCTGCCTATCAAGAGGAAGAACAAG TGGTAAAAAAGCAgtcttcaaacaaacaaaaagctttGAAGGTTCCaaaaaaagacaagacaaaACGGATTGAACCAACTCCAAAAGATCCACCACCAGGTGCTTCTGACATTTCTTCAGACAGTTCTATGATTAACAAGAGGACGAGGAAACCTCCAGGAACGTGGTGGCTTTCTGGCCAAGATGAAAGTGCCACACTGAGGGAATCGGAGGAAACGGGCGGTACAACGCAGGGACCAAAGACCAAGAAAACTCCAAGCAAGCAAGCAGCTGTGGTGGTTTCTGAAGAAGCATTTTCAGGACAGTCTTCCAAGCCTGCCCAAAAACGTCAGAAGCGAAAATCTTCATCTATATTTAATGTGGTGGAAAATGCTAAAAAGGTGTTAACTGCAGGTGATGAGGGTAAATCTGAGCAGAAAACGGCAAAGAAATCGGTTGGtcgaaaaaaaatcaaagcagCTGCTCAATCTCAAGTGCCTTCACCGACCAGTGTGTCTCAAGAGGAGATAGGAGCTACTTCAGAGGTCGCTGCTGAGGATATTAGTCCAGTATTCTGCGCTCATCGACAACACAACCCTACACCAG gtGAGAAGCAGTTGTTCGACAACGTGTACACACGCGTCAATGGGTCTGCAAAGAAACGCCCTTCATCTTCACTGAGAAGACCCGAGAGCTCTTCCCCAGATGTTTCATggaaaagacaaagaaaagcCCCTTCCAGCTGGTGGGAGGTGGCACAGTCTCAAGAACCAATTGATGGGCCTTTATCACCTCACAGTTCCGCTCCACAAAAGTCTAAACCAACAAACACCCCTATTCGTGCTGCGTTGCATATTGAGCCAAATCCAGCAAAGTCGCTCAAAACAAAGAACCACACGAGGAACGTTCAAAGAAACAATATCAGCACACCAAAGTCAATCAAAAGTTCTTTAGCTTCCATGAATGCCATTTTTGCCTCTGACAAAGTTAACGTGGTGAAAAGTGGACAGAGGCGCACAAAACAGGGACGCAGAAATATCCTTCACTCTCTTGAGGATCAGTCCGATCACTCGAGTGAGAATATGGCACACAGTGATGATCAGATGCTGGgaaacaaacatgtttcttcTCACTTTGTTGCTGTGAAGCCCTCAGGGAACAAAACCCAAACAAGTGTCAGAGTGTCCAGCGGACCAAACACCTTATCTGATGT TGATGTTGCGTTCCGAAGTGGGCCATCATCAATGATTGAGCTTCAGCATCAtgatgaggaagatgatgatATTG ATTTGCCTTCAACCAGATTGACTCCCTGTGTGCAACGTGTCCCTCGGGTGTTGTCGCAGTGTGATCTCTGTGGTCCTCCTCTGCAGACCATTGTCCTAGAAGAAGAAGACTGGAACAACCTGAAGGCATGGTTCTCTCACCTGTGGCCCCCGGCCTCTAAAG AGGGCCATGTTATTAGTCCCGATGACTTCCACTGGCACTCTTACGGAGGTCGAGCCATGGGTCATGTGGTGGACCTCGAGAGCACCTCTTTCTCACATGGAAAGATTCTGCTGGGGTCATTCATGAAGAAACCCTCACAGATGGACCTTGAAACAGTTTCT gTTTTCAGCATTATCTCAAGTTGTGTGCGAGTTGAAATCGATGGTGTTAAGTCTGTCTACAATTCTGGACAAGTGTTTATGATACCCTGTG GACGGGAGTATAGCATCCACAACCTCTGTCAAGAGCCTGCTGTGCTGATTTACCACAGGACACAGTCAGATCACACACAGTGCTGA
- the si:ch211-161h7.4 gene encoding uncharacterized protein si:ch211-161h7.4 isoform X2, whose product MSQGKAKKKLHYQQAEDKSNSQIQIKEVFTLHDIDTLFDDIDADSELRLPMLSPLPKSSSVNDQKKSGDSNDIKAPSEQAPKHDLIEVNGIHSDEITDNESPFKDMAPIKTSSPISLATEGEEAVDEVRPMADPLLFGEDEDPIGEDPEKPPCTQQVIRSESFESPPERLTFRKATKPNAGSSSSMKTAKTSTTSVQATQSTLLKMQEDSPTDKDPSRLSPALVQNNEQKLHGAEKCIDQMVEDTGKRSSFQHKLKKALMPKSSRKPATVPAPPPVDLEEDFMILDDEAPILFVIPRKTDVSKNKKTVQAKTSKESLPAEPPSPTEADVNDQQRMTSKRRKAQKESGKKQPKGNHCKASKKKGKDAVLDVLEKKTNSVLEVQERGVGEQISPQNVPDLKDVDSSVVTGEQSSKDNASDDLPDGGDGDTDCPQILAPPVVRITKKSSKLTGSQQERLGNKANKESKKVKSTIDPHSTNKNIKYSRKGEAVSKTNKGTSKRQVEPEPINAVCEEDDSVEPPPAYQEEEQVVKKQSSNKQKALKVPKKDKTKRIEPTPKDPPPGASDISSDSSMINKRTRKPPGTWWLSGQDESATLRESEETGGTTQGPKTKKTPSKQAAVVVSEEAFSGQSSKPAQKRQKRKSSSIFNVVENAKKVLTAGDEGKSEQKTAKKSVGRKKIKAAAQSQVPSPTSVSQEEIGATSEVAAEDISPVFCAHRQHNPTPGEKQLFDNVYTRVNGSAKKRPSSSLRRPESSSPDVSWKRQRKAPSSWWEVAQSQEPIDGPLSPHSSAPQKSKPTNTPIRAALHIEPNPAKSLKTKNHTRNVQRNNISTPKSIKSSLASMNAIFASDKVNVVKSGQRRTKQGRRNILHSLEDQSDHSSENMAHSDDQMLGNKHVSSHFVAVKPSGNKTQTSVRVSSGPNTLSDVDVAFRSGPSSMIELQHHDEEDDDIDLPSTRLTPCVQRVPRVLSQCDLCGPPLQTIVLEEEDWNNLKAWFSHLWPPASKEGHVISPDDFHWHSYGGRAMGHVVDLESTSFSHGKILLGSFMKKPSQMDLETVSVFSIISSCVRVEIDGVKSVYNSGQVFMIPCGREYSIHNLCQEPAVLIYHRTQSDHTQC is encoded by the exons ATGTCGCAG GGGAAGGCCAAAAAGAAACTTCATTATCAACAAGCAGAGGACAA AAGCAATTCTCAAATCCAGATCAAAGAAGTCTTTACCCTGCATGATATTGACACTTTATTTGATGACATTG atgcaGACTCTGAACTGCGTTTGCCTATGCTTTCTCCATTGCCCAAGAGCAGCAGCGTAAATGATCAGAAGAAAAGTGGGGATTCCAATGACATAAAGGCTCCATCTGAACAG GCACCTAAGCATGATTTAATTGAGGTTAATGGAATTCACAGTGATGAAATCACTGATAATG AAAGTCCGTTTAAAGATATGGCGCCCATAAAGACGTCCAGCCCTATTTCTTTGGCAACAGAGGGGGAAGAAGCAGTGGATGAAGTCAGGCCAATGGCTGACCCTTTGCTCTTTGGAGAAGATGAGGATCCTATTGGAGAGGACCCAGAAAAGCCTCCTTGCACTCAGCAGGTTATTCGTAG TGAGTCCTTTGAATCGCCACCAGAAAGGCTTACATTCCGAAAAGCCACTAAACCTAATGCTGGTTCTTCATCAAG CATGAAGACTGCAAAAACAAGCACAACTTCTGTGCAAGCCACCCAGTCGACACTACTGAAAATGCAGGAAGATTCACCAAC GGATAAAGATCCAAGTCGACTGTCTCCTGCTTTGGTTCAGAACAATGAGCAAAAACTTCATGGGGCTGAGAAATGCATAGATCAGATGGTGGAGGATACTGGAAAAAGGTCTTCTTTCCAGCACAAGCTTAAAAAAGCCTTAATGCCTAAATCCTCAAG GAAACCAGCCACAGTTCCTGCTCCTCCGCCTGTAGATTTAGAGGAGGACTTCATGATTCTGGACGATGAGGCTCCTATTCTGTTTGTCATCCCTCGGAAGACAGATGtcagcaaaaacaaaaagactGTCCAAGCTAAAACCTCAAAAGAGAGTCTTCCAGCCGAACCTCCTTCACCGACTGAAGCAGATGTGAACGATCAACAGAGGATGACTTCTAAAAGAAGGAAAGCACAAAAAGAGTCTGGGAAGAAACAACCCAAAGGAAACCACTGcaaagcttcaaaaaagaagggCAAAGACGCTGTGTTAGAtgttttagagaaaaaaacaaattctgtacTTGAAGTACAAGAGAGGGGTGTTGGTGAACAGATCTCCCCTCAAAATGTCCCGGACCTCAAAGATGTTGATTCTTCAG TGGTTACAGGAGAGCAAAGCTCAAAGGACAATGCATCCGATGACCTTCCTGACGGAGGTGATGGAGATACAGACTGTCCTCAAATCCTTGCTCCTCCTGTGGTGAGAATAACAAAGAAATCTTCAAAGCTGACTGGATCTCAACAGGAGAGGCTGGGAAACAAAGCAAATAAGGAATCCAAAAAAGTCAAGAGTACCATAGATCCTCACtccacaaacaaaaacataaagtaCAGTAGGAAAGGGGAAGCTGTCTCTAAGACAAACAAGGGGACGTCAAAAAGACAAGTAGAGCCGGAACCGATAAATGCTGTTTGTGAGGAGGATGACAGTGTTGAACCACCACCTGCCTATCAAGAGGAAGAACAAG TGGTAAAAAAGCAgtcttcaaacaaacaaaaagctttGAAGGTTCCaaaaaaagacaagacaaaACGGATTGAACCAACTCCAAAAGATCCACCACCAGGTGCTTCTGACATTTCTTCAGACAGTTCTATGATTAACAAGAGGACGAGGAAACCTCCAGGAACGTGGTGGCTTTCTGGCCAAGATGAAAGTGCCACACTGAGGGAATCGGAGGAAACGGGCGGTACAACGCAGGGACCAAAGACCAAGAAAACTCCAAGCAAGCAAGCAGCTGTGGTGGTTTCTGAAGAAGCATTTTCAGGACAGTCTTCCAAGCCTGCCCAAAAACGTCAGAAGCGAAAATCTTCATCTATATTTAATGTGGTGGAAAATGCTAAAAAGGTGTTAACTGCAGGTGATGAGGGTAAATCTGAGCAGAAAACGGCAAAGAAATCGGTTGGtcgaaaaaaaatcaaagcagCTGCTCAATCTCAAGTGCCTTCACCGACCAGTGTGTCTCAAGAGGAGATAGGAGCTACTTCAGAGGTCGCTGCTGAGGATATTAGTCCAGTATTCTGCGCTCATCGACAACACAACCCTACACCAG gtGAGAAGCAGTTGTTCGACAACGTGTACACACGCGTCAATGGGTCTGCAAAGAAACGCCCTTCATCTTCACTGAGAAGACCCGAGAGCTCTTCCCCAGATGTTTCATggaaaagacaaagaaaagcCCCTTCCAGCTGGTGGGAGGTGGCACAGTCTCAAGAACCAATTGATGGGCCTTTATCACCTCACAGTTCCGCTCCACAAAAGTCTAAACCAACAAACACCCCTATTCGTGCTGCGTTGCATATTGAGCCAAATCCAGCAAAGTCGCTCAAAACAAAGAACCACACGAGGAACGTTCAAAGAAACAATATCAGCACACCAAAGTCAATCAAAAGTTCTTTAGCTTCCATGAATGCCATTTTTGCCTCTGACAAAGTTAACGTGGTGAAAAGTGGACAGAGGCGCACAAAACAGGGACGCAGAAATATCCTTCACTCTCTTGAGGATCAGTCCGATCACTCGAGTGAGAATATGGCACACAGTGATGATCAGATGCTGGgaaacaaacatgtttcttcTCACTTTGTTGCTGTGAAGCCCTCAGGGAACAAAACCCAAACAAGTGTCAGAGTGTCCAGCGGACCAAACACCTTATCTGATGT TGATGTTGCGTTCCGAAGTGGGCCATCATCAATGATTGAGCTTCAGCATCAtgatgaggaagatgatgatATTG ATTTGCCTTCAACCAGATTGACTCCCTGTGTGCAACGTGTCCCTCGGGTGTTGTCGCAGTGTGATCTCTGTGGTCCTCCTCTGCAGACCATTGTCCTAGAAGAAGAAGACTGGAACAACCTGAAGGCATGGTTCTCTCACCTGTGGCCCCCGGCCTCTAAAG AGGGCCATGTTATTAGTCCCGATGACTTCCACTGGCACTCTTACGGAGGTCGAGCCATGGGTCATGTGGTGGACCTCGAGAGCACCTCTTTCTCACATGGAAAGATTCTGCTGGGGTCATTCATGAAGAAACCCTCACAGATGGACCTTGAAACAGTTTCT gTTTTCAGCATTATCTCAAGTTGTGTGCGAGTTGAAATCGATGGTGTTAAGTCTGTCTACAATTCTGGACAAGTGTTTATGATACCCTGTG GACGGGAGTATAGCATCCACAACCTCTGTCAAGAGCCTGCTGTGCTGATTTACCACAGGACACAGTCAGATCACACACAGTGCTGA